The following proteins are encoded in a genomic region of Channa argus isolate prfri chromosome 3, Channa argus male v1.0, whole genome shotgun sequence:
- the gpm6ab gene encoding glycoprotein M6Ab — translation MEENMDESQSQKGCKECCERCVGSLPWASLIATILLYMGVALFCGCGHEALSGTVTILQNYFEVIRAPGETLDVFTIIDILKYIIYGLAAGFFVFGVLLLVEGFFTTGAIRDLYGEFKINACGRCLTAFLMFLAYLFFLVWLGVTAFTSLPVFVYFNVWSMCQNTSLITGASFCVDLRQFGAVTISEGKKLCTESDKFLKMCESNELDLTFHLFVCALAGAGAAVIAMVHFLMALAANWGYLKDASRMQKYEDIKSKEEQELHDIHSTRSKERLNAYT, via the exons ATGGAAGAAAACATGGATGAATCGCAAAGCCAGAAAG GCTGTAAGGAGTGCTGTGAGCGCTGTGTGGGCAGTCTGCCCTGGGCCTCCCTCATCGCTACGATCCTCCTTTACATGGGTGTGGCCTTGTTCTGCGGGTGTGGCCACGAGGCTTTAAGTGGCACCGTCACCATCCTCCAAAACTACTTTGAAGTCATCAGAGCCCCTGGAGAAACGCTGGATGTTTTTACCAT TATTGACATCCTGAAGTATATCATCTACGGCCTTGCAGCTGGATTCTTCGTGTTTGGAGTGCTGTTGCTGGTGGAGGGCTTTTTCACCACTGGAGCAATTAGAGATCTCTATGGAGAGTTCAAGATCAATGCCTGTGGACGCTGTCTGACTGCATTC CTGATGTTTCTGGCCTACCTCTTCTTCCTGGTGTGGCTTGGAGTGACAGCATTCACCAGCCTGCCAGTCTTCGTGTACTTTAACGTTTGGTCCATGTGTCAGAACACCAGTTTGATTACGGGGGCCAGCTTTTGCGTGGACCTGCGTCAGTTTG gAGCGGTGACCATCTCTGAGGGGAAGAAGTTGTGTACAGAATCTGATAAGTTCTTGAAGATGTGTGAATCCAATGAG ctgGACTTGACCttccatctgtttgtgtgtgcactggCTGGAGCAGGAGCTGCTGTTATTGCCATG GTTCATTTCCTGATGGCTCTAGCTGCTAACTGGGGCTACCTGAAGGACGCAAGTCGGATGCAGAAGTATGAGGACATCAAGTCAAAAGAGGAGCAGGAGCTGCATGACATCCACTCAACACGCTCCAAAGAACGCCTCAATGCCTACACATAA